A DNA window from Enterobacter cloacae subsp. cloacae ATCC 13047 contains the following coding sequences:
- the flhD gene encoding flagellar transcriptional regulator FlhD: MSNFDEYLQNIHDINLSYLLLAQQLIRQDKFAAGFRLGLSEGTIDNLKELSLPQLMKLATTNQLICRLRVDDEVVIENLTKDSRIEALQQIHTGIILSTNLLNALSEEDAITAEEA, from the coding sequence GTGTCCAATTTTGACGAGTACCTGCAAAATATTCACGATATTAACCTGTCCTATCTTCTGCTGGCGCAGCAGCTGATTCGTCAGGATAAATTTGCGGCGGGTTTTCGCCTTGGATTGTCTGAAGGGACAATTGATAACCTGAAAGAACTTTCGCTGCCACAATTAATGAAGCTGGCCACCACTAATCAGCTTATTTGTCGTCTGCGGGTTGATGATGAAGTGGTGATTGAAAATCTGACCAAGGATTCGCGTATTGAAGCGCTGCAGCAAATTCACACCGGCATTATTTTGTCGACCAATCTTCTTAATGCTTTAAGCGAAGAAGATGCTATTACCGCGGAGGAGGCATAA
- the fliA gene encoding RNA polymerase sigma factor FliA, translating into MDGIYTAEGLENKSVVWSKYHYLVRQEALRLHKRLPASVELDDLIQAGSIGFLSAVESFDPKKGVTLTAWISQRVKWALLDELRESDWVPRRVRTHTREIVALIQQIEQEKGGEATEAEIAERMGVSLQEFQQMLADNNASQMYSVDELQENYADSWETSDEENEQLNPLNDAVRQNLMERITEHIQVIPEREQVLLQLYYLQDLNMKEIGLILGITETRVSQLHSLAVKRLRSRMESSSK; encoded by the coding sequence GTGGATGGTATTTACACGGCCGAAGGGCTGGAAAATAAATCGGTAGTCTGGTCTAAATATCACTATCTGGTGCGGCAGGAAGCATTGCGTTTACATAAGCGACTTCCTGCCAGCGTCGAGCTGGATGATTTAATTCAGGCGGGCTCGATAGGTTTTTTAAGTGCAGTCGAGAGTTTTGACCCGAAAAAAGGGGTAACGCTTACCGCGTGGATCTCCCAGCGGGTGAAATGGGCATTATTAGATGAGCTGAGAGAAAGTGACTGGGTTCCGCGTCGGGTTCGAACTCATACTCGGGAAATTGTCGCGCTTATTCAACAAATCGAGCAGGAAAAAGGGGGCGAAGCTACGGAAGCTGAAATCGCCGAACGCATGGGCGTCTCGTTGCAGGAGTTTCAGCAGATGCTGGCAGATAATAACGCCAGCCAGATGTACTCGGTTGACGAGCTGCAGGAAAATTATGCCGACAGCTGGGAAACCAGTGATGAGGAAAATGAACAGCTTAATCCATTAAACGATGCGGTCAGGCAGAATTTGATGGAACGGATCACAGAACATATTCAGGTCATACCCGAAAGAGAGCAGGTGCTGTTGCAGCTCTATTATCTGCAGGATTTGAATATGAAAGAGATCGGGCTAATCCTGGGTATTACGGAAACGCGCGTAAGTCAGTTACACAGCCTGGCTGTTAAGCGGTTAAGAAGTCGGATGGAATCATCATCGAAATAA
- a CDS encoding methyl-accepting chemotaxis protein, whose product MLTKLKIYSAISLIIGLFAVMLFGVTAYSVYDTVSNNTNFKRIVVASENNDQMRDAAYNISAVMANTNGLMLQAALGNPVSENVAKHTVNVVKLARRNMDAFMASPFNTPEESRLAAEVNAAFNEVYKVAEIKLGYLHNPAGYSGSLEHDMELRTALRNKVDQYTDASARMSESYIHASERGYRIMLGVGIVVLILAVGLLLAVRYWLRHTLVRRMETTVEMLRRVAAGDLSQPIDAGSQNEIGHMLTELETMRTSLTSTILGIRDSVQRIHNNAQEIAHGNNDLSSRTEEQAAALQETAASMEQIKTTVRQNADNAHAARELAESASHNAHNGGEVMQSLEQIMAQITTSSRQIADINGVIDSIANQTNILALNAAVEAARAGEQGRGFAVVAEEVRNLAKRSADAAKEINQLINTSVNNIDIGSRQVGQASTVMQEIVTSVAQVTQIMGEITSASDEQSAGINQISLAVNEMDLVTQQNAAMVEEAAMAAGELEAQSDALEKLVAQFRLNHESAIAKVPVEANKPQRQKEPDLAQWETF is encoded by the coding sequence ATGTTAACGAAACTCAAAATTTATAGCGCAATCAGCCTTATTATTGGCCTGTTTGCGGTGATGCTGTTCGGCGTAACCGCCTATTCTGTCTATGACACAGTCTCAAATAATACCAATTTCAAACGTATTGTCGTGGCCTCTGAAAATAACGATCAGATGCGCGATGCCGCCTATAACATCAGCGCGGTAATGGCCAATACCAACGGCCTGATGCTGCAGGCAGCGCTGGGTAACCCGGTTTCTGAGAATGTTGCCAAACATACGGTGAATGTGGTGAAACTTGCGCGTCGTAATATGGATGCGTTTATGGCCTCGCCGTTTAACACCCCGGAGGAGAGTCGTCTGGCGGCTGAGGTCAATGCGGCTTTCAACGAAGTGTACAAGGTTGCCGAAATTAAGCTGGGCTACCTGCATAACCCGGCAGGGTATTCCGGGTCGCTGGAACATGATATGGAGCTGCGCACCGCGCTGCGTAATAAGGTCGATCAGTATACCGATGCCAGCGCCCGCATGAGCGAAAGCTATATTCATGCTTCCGAGCGCGGCTACCGGATTATGCTGGGCGTGGGGATTGTCGTACTCATTCTGGCCGTCGGGTTGCTGCTTGCCGTGCGTTACTGGTTGCGTCATACCCTGGTGCGTCGTATGGAGACCACGGTTGAGATGCTGCGTCGCGTGGCGGCGGGCGATCTGAGTCAGCCCATTGACGCTGGCAGCCAGAATGAAATTGGCCACATGTTGACCGAACTGGAGACGATGCGTACTTCACTGACCAGTACGATCCTCGGCATCCGTGACAGCGTGCAGCGTATTCACAACAACGCCCAGGAAATTGCTCACGGCAATAACGATCTCTCATCCCGTACCGAAGAGCAGGCGGCGGCGCTGCAGGAGACGGCGGCCAGCATGGAGCAGATCAAAACCACCGTGCGCCAGAATGCCGATAACGCCCATGCGGCGCGCGAACTGGCGGAAAGCGCCAGCCACAATGCCCATAACGGCGGGGAAGTGATGCAAAGCCTTGAGCAGATCATGGCCCAGATCACTACCAGCTCGCGCCAGATTGCCGACATTAACGGTGTGATCGACAGCATTGCCAACCAGACCAACATTCTGGCCCTGAACGCGGCGGTGGAAGCAGCACGAGCGGGTGAGCAGGGGCGTGGTTTTGCGGTGGTGGCAGAAGAGGTGCGTAACCTTGCAAAACGCAGCGCCGATGCGGCCAAAGAGATCAACCAGCTGATCAATACCAGCGTGAACAATATCGATATCGGTTCACGTCAGGTGGGGCAGGCCAGCACCGTGATGCAGGAGATTGTGACCTCTGTTGCACAGGTGACACAGATCATGGGCGAAATCACCTCGGCGTCTGACGAGCAGAGCGCGGGTATCAACCAGATTTCCCTGGCGGTCAACGAAATGGATCTGGTGACCCAGCAGAATGCGGCGATGGTGGAAGAGGCGGCAATGGCGGCGGGCGAACTGGAAGCCCAATCCGATGCGCTGGAAAAACTGGTGGCGCAATTCAGGTTGAACCATGAGAGCGCGATCGCGAAGGTGCCGGTAGAAGCGAATAAACCGCAGCGTCAAAAAGAGCCCGACCTGGCCCAGTGGGAAACCTTTTAA
- the motA gene encoding flagellar motor stator protein MotA: MLVIVGYLVVILTVFGGFLLSGGNLMALFQPLELLIIGGAGVGAFIVGNNVKSLKSTGKALVKIFVGKRYNKAVYMDLMALMFLLLSQSRVHGLMSLEKDIEDPQNSDIFSAYPRLMSDPMLANFILDYFRLMIGGSMNSHEIEALMDEEIETCEEELEVPAHSLNTVGDAFPAFGIVAAVMGVVNALGSADRPAAELGMLIGHALVGTFLGILIAYGFVLPLATLLRQKSSDQVKILQCIKVTLLSSLNGYAPQIAVEFGRKTIFTSERPSFEELEEHVREVKSNATLKTKTSDGAA; encoded by the coding sequence GTGTTAGTTATTGTTGGCTATCTTGTTGTCATATTGACCGTTTTTGGTGGTTTTCTTCTGTCCGGCGGTAACCTGATGGCGCTGTTTCAGCCGCTGGAGCTGTTGATTATCGGCGGTGCCGGGGTCGGGGCGTTTATTGTCGGCAACAATGTGAAATCCCTGAAGTCGACGGGGAAGGCGCTGGTTAAAATTTTTGTCGGTAAGCGCTACAACAAAGCGGTGTATATGGATTTGATGGCGCTGATGTTTCTGCTGCTCTCCCAGAGCCGCGTTCACGGGCTGATGTCGCTGGAAAAGGACATTGAAGACCCGCAGAACAGCGATATTTTTAGCGCCTATCCCCGCCTGATGAGCGACCCGATGCTCGCCAACTTTATCCTCGACTACTTCCGTCTGATGATTGGCGGCAGCATGAATTCCCATGAAATCGAAGCCCTGATGGACGAGGAGATCGAAACCTGCGAAGAAGAGCTGGAAGTGCCCGCCCACAGCCTGAACACGGTTGGCGATGCGTTTCCGGCGTTCGGTATTGTGGCGGCGGTGATGGGGGTGGTTAACGCGCTGGGGTCGGCGGATCGTCCGGCGGCGGAGCTGGGTATGCTGATTGGCCATGCACTGGTGGGCACCTTCCTCGGGATCCTTATCGCTTATGGTTTTGTCTTGCCGCTGGCGACATTGCTGCGCCAGAAGAGTTCTGACCAGGTCAAAATTTTGCAGTGCATTAAGGTGACGCTGCTCTCCAGCCTGAATGGTTATGCCCCGCAGATTGCGGTTGAGTTTGGTCGTAAAACCATCTTTACCAGCGAACGTCCATCGTTTGAAGAGCTGGAAGAGCACGTGCGTGAAGTCAAATCTAACGCCACGCTGAAAACCAAAACCTCGGACGGCGCCGCATGA
- the flhC gene encoding flagellar transcriptional regulator FlhC, with translation MCGEKSLLQEIDEVNIAMGLISLGARMQVLESETSLSRRRLLRLYKELRGCPPPKGMLPFSEDWFMSWEQNIHSSMFYNIYLYLKKTEQGRSIEMLMKTYRLYLEQCSTCSDEKPVLGLTRAWTLLRFIDCGIISRKACSVCGGGFIVTTEFIKNPFTCSLCSPPSRALKKSQVSNTGLLGTFAAPEIMTA, from the coding sequence ATGTGTGGTGAAAAAAGTCTGCTGCAGGAAATTGACGAAGTGAATATCGCCATGGGGTTAATTTCTCTCGGGGCGAGAATGCAGGTGCTGGAATCGGAAACATCACTCAGCCGCCGTCGCCTGCTTCGTTTATATAAAGAGTTGCGCGGCTGTCCGCCGCCAAAAGGGATGCTGCCCTTTTCCGAAGACTGGTTTATGTCGTGGGAGCAGAATATTCACTCTTCCATGTTCTACAACATTTACCTCTATTTGAAAAAGACCGAACAGGGTCGCTCTATTGAAATGCTGATGAAGACCTATCGTCTTTATCTTGAGCAGTGCAGTACCTGTTCTGATGAGAAGCCTGTGCTGGGGCTGACCCGAGCCTGGACATTATTACGCTTTATCGACTGCGGCATTATTTCGCGTAAAGCCTGTAGCGTGTGTGGTGGTGGTTTTATCGTCACCACCGAATTTATTAAAAACCCATTTACCTGCAGCTTGTGCAGCCCGCCGTCGCGCGCGCTTAAAAAATCCCAGGTGAGCAATACCGGGCTTCTGGGCACGTTTGCCGCGCCGGAAATCATGACGGCGTAA
- the motB gene encoding flagellar motor protein MotB, with protein MKNVTPVIISRKRKKKKHAHHGGTWKIAYADFMTAMMAFFLVMWLLSQSTDMERELIADYFRMPLKPSMANGDKTSLSDSVIPGGGDDILKRQGEVFKGQIASIDKHKRFESLKQAKEKLQKMIETDPRLNNFKSNILLNLTNDGLLIQITDSQDRPMFRVGSELPESYMNGILQALVPLLQELPNALSLTGHTDSLPYAGGDGGYSNWELSAGRANAARRVLVRGGLNDERFLRVIGTASRMPLENTSPDSAVNRRISILVLSRSKEQEIRLEDTQAQRADSVLSDINLQNVQGYTDGHE; from the coding sequence ATGAAGAACGTCACGCCTGTCATCATTTCACGTAAGCGTAAGAAAAAGAAACATGCCCACCACGGTGGGACATGGAAGATTGCCTATGCCGATTTTATGACCGCGATGATGGCGTTCTTTCTGGTGATGTGGCTGCTGTCGCAGTCCACGGACATGGAAAGGGAGCTCATTGCCGATTACTTCCGTATGCCGCTGAAGCCCTCGATGGCCAACGGCGATAAAACCAGCCTGAGCGACAGCGTCATTCCCGGCGGAGGGGATGACATTCTCAAGCGGCAGGGTGAGGTGTTTAAAGGACAAATTGCCAGTATCGATAAGCACAAGCGCTTCGAAAGCCTGAAGCAGGCGAAAGAGAAGCTGCAGAAGATGATCGAAACCGATCCGCGGCTGAATAACTTTAAATCCAACATTCTGCTCAACCTCACCAACGACGGTCTGTTGATCCAGATCACCGACTCGCAGGACCGCCCGATGTTCCGCGTCGGCAGCGAACTGCCGGAATCCTACATGAACGGCATTCTGCAGGCGCTGGTGCCGCTGCTGCAGGAGTTGCCAAACGCGTTGAGCCTGACGGGGCACACCGATTCGCTGCCGTATGCCGGTGGCGACGGCGGATACAGCAACTGGGAGCTATCCGCCGGGCGCGCAAATGCCGCCCGCCGGGTGTTGGTCCGGGGCGGCCTTAACGATGAACGCTTCTTACGCGTGATTGGCACCGCCAGCCGAATGCCGCTGGAGAACACATCCCCGGACAGTGCGGTGAACCGCCGCATCAGCATTTTGGTGCTCAGCCGCTCGAAAGAGCAGGAGATCCGTCTGGAAGATACGCAGGCCCAGC